From a region of the Pedosphaera parvula Ellin514 genome:
- a CDS encoding type II secretion system protein GspD, with protein MKSKATLLSLVGLIVASAALAQPTDTNQAPASVPPESSSTATNLSSSAATPASADTNSTAANLSSSAATPASADTNSTAAAANTNATVSADKTTGTPTAPATPPASASPATGATIATTNGSAEKRDPNAVIPLIVMDEVPLTDAIKNLARQAGLNYMLDPKINYGVAGPDGKLNPQPMVSLRWENLTADQALNAVLGNYNLTIVDDPRTKIARITVKDPAAPEPLVTRVIQLKYANVTNIVLNVTGVLQDKRSRVAADVRTSQLVVLATDRELTAVDELVAKLDTATKQVLIEARLVETSKNPTTAKGVDWTGTAAAQNVRFGNNSILAAPFTRGTPPTPANPFGTPDQQAVPSTILDPTQPMIAANTHNGFLPNTFFLNADGASAVLSFLNTDNDAQVLSTPRAVTLDNETATLSVTRAQPIFKTTAGTQGSPGGSEVTYTNVGTILKVTPRISANKMISLRVIPEVSSVAGTDRKIVSGQINEADIFDVRHIDTQVLIPSGNTLVMGGLVSDDRTKSYIKVPLLGDIPYLGAAFRHESKTQNKKNLIIFVTPTIVETEDFQPTQTDFLKHKLPDENSTDFGAWDSGKPQDWSNLFGKKKTATDSDDASSK; from the coding sequence ATGAAATCCAAAGCCACATTACTCAGCCTGGTAGGACTTATCGTCGCCAGTGCAGCCCTGGCACAGCCGACTGACACGAATCAAGCGCCCGCCAGCGTGCCGCCGGAAAGTTCCTCAACGGCCACCAACCTTTCCTCCAGCGCGGCAACACCGGCATCTGCGGACACCAACTCAACAGCCGCCAACCTTTCCTCCAGCGCGGCAACACCGGCATCTGCGGACACCAACTCAACAGCCGCCGCGGCCAACACCAACGCCACGGTATCGGCCGACAAAACCACGGGGACCCCGACCGCCCCTGCAACGCCTCCAGCTTCGGCCAGTCCCGCTACTGGCGCCACCATTGCCACGACAAACGGATCGGCTGAAAAACGTGATCCTAATGCCGTCATTCCCCTGATTGTCATGGACGAAGTTCCGTTGACGGATGCGATCAAGAATCTCGCACGTCAGGCCGGACTCAATTACATGCTCGATCCCAAAATCAATTACGGAGTGGCCGGTCCCGATGGCAAATTGAATCCCCAACCGATGGTTTCCTTGCGCTGGGAGAATCTCACTGCCGACCAGGCTTTGAACGCAGTATTAGGGAATTACAATTTAACAATCGTCGATGATCCGAGGACGAAGATCGCCAGAATTACAGTCAAAGACCCAGCTGCTCCTGAACCACTGGTCACGCGCGTTATCCAACTCAAATATGCGAACGTAACCAATATAGTTTTGAACGTCACTGGAGTGCTGCAAGACAAGCGCAGTAGAGTAGCCGCGGATGTGCGCACCAGCCAGTTGGTCGTCCTGGCGACGGACAGGGAGCTCACCGCAGTCGATGAATTAGTCGCCAAATTGGATACTGCCACCAAGCAGGTATTAATTGAGGCCCGATTGGTTGAGACTTCCAAGAATCCCACCACCGCGAAAGGTGTTGACTGGACGGGCACAGCTGCAGCACAGAATGTTCGCTTTGGTAATAACTCGATACTTGCAGCACCTTTTACCCGAGGCACACCTCCAACACCTGCAAATCCATTTGGGACACCTGACCAGCAAGCAGTTCCAAGCACCATACTTGACCCCACGCAGCCGATGATTGCTGCGAATACACATAATGGATTTCTTCCAAATACCTTCTTCCTGAATGCTGACGGAGCCAGTGCGGTTCTTTCCTTCTTGAATACAGATAACGATGCCCAAGTATTGTCCACTCCCCGGGCGGTGACTTTGGATAATGAGACGGCCACTCTGTCAGTAACGCGCGCTCAGCCCATTTTCAAAACCACTGCGGGCACTCAGGGCTCCCCGGGCGGATCTGAAGTTACCTATACAAACGTTGGAACAATCCTAAAGGTTACTCCACGTATCTCGGCCAACAAAATGATCAGCCTAAGAGTCATTCCTGAAGTTTCCAGCGTGGCAGGCACGGACAGGAAAATCGTTTCGGGCCAGATCAACGAAGCTGATATATTTGATGTTCGTCACATCGACACACAAGTGCTGATTCCCAGCGGCAATACGCTGGTGATGGGCGGACTGGTGAGCGACGACAGAACCAAGTCTTACATCAAAGTGCCACTCCTGGGCGATATTCCCTACCTTGGCGCGGCTTTCCGCCATGAATCCAAGACCCAGAACAAGAAGAACCTGATTATCTTCGTCACACCTACCATTGTGGAGACTGAGGACTTCCAACCCACACAAACCGACTTCCTCAAGCATAAGCTGCCGGATGAAAATAGCACTGACTTCGGTGCCTGGGACAGCGGCAAACCTCAAGACTGGAGCAATCTGTTCGGCAAGAAAAAGACTGCAACTGATAGCGACGACGCCAGCTCTAAATAG
- a CDS encoding DUF971 domain-containing protein has translation MRPLDIQPIGNELAIKWEDGTESFISLEKLRRHCPCAGCKGEMDVMGNVYKAPDQPLNARAFQLLRIANVGSYAIQPVWADGHATGLYTFDYLRKVSQAD, from the coding sequence ATGCGACCGCTGGATATACAACCGATTGGCAATGAACTCGCGATTAAATGGGAGGATGGGACTGAATCTTTCATCTCTTTGGAAAAGCTGCGTCGTCATTGTCCTTGTGCCGGGTGCAAGGGCGAAATGGACGTGATGGGAAACGTCTATAAAGCTCCAGATCAGCCCCTGAACGCCCGTGCCTTTCAGTTGCTGCGGATTGCAAACGTAGGGAGCTACGCAATTCAACCAGTTTGGGCTGATGGTCATGCCACCGGCCTTTATACTTTCGATTACCTTCGGAAAGTGTCGCAGGCAGATTAA